The Salvelinus namaycush isolate Seneca chromosome 5, SaNama_1.0, whole genome shotgun sequence genome segment ctgcagGTCCCAGGTGGCTTTCATACCCCCTCCGCAGGTGGATGTGGAGGTGCGATCAGCACACTTTGTGGGGCCCATCCAGTACAGGATATGGAAACACATGAAGAGCTGTCTGTACCCAAGTAATGCACATCGTATCATTCTGTGACATCAGTATTGTTATAGTATTGTTTGTTATACAATGTGTATAATGCTGAATTAAAGAGATGACGTCTGCTAGTGACATAGTGCTAATGTACTGGTATATCTGTTTTTTACATTCCTACTTAAAGGGATCCCCTTACACATATACCATTACCATTATACCATACCATTACCTTACACATATACCATATACCCCCCAGATATCACTGAAGTGACCTTTGACCCAGAGACAGCCCACCCCCTCCTCACACTCTCCCCCAGCTGCACTTCTGTGTGGTTCGAGGAGGACAAAGTTATCCCCAAGGCCTCGGAGGAGGAGCAGCCACCCAACCCCCGCTGCTTCCACTACTACTACAGTGTCATGGGCCGAGAAGGCTTCATCACCGGACGCCATTACTGGGAGGTGGAGGTGGGCTGCAAGACAGCGTGGCGGCTGGGTGTGGCCAGGGAGGACGTCCACCGGGGGGAGATGGACTCCAGCGGGACCAGTAACGGTCTCTGGACCCTATCCCTGAAGGGAGGGGCCATCTTGGCCTGTACAGACCCCAAACCCATCAAGGTCCTGGTGTCCATCAAGCCCGTCCGGATCGGAGTGTTCTTAGACTGTGAAAAGGAGGAAGTAGCGTTCTATAACGCTGTTACCATGACGCCGCTGTACACATTCTCCATGGAAACGGTGTTCGTTCCGCTGATCCCCTTCTATAACCCGTGTGACACGGACGATGGGAGGAACCTGGGTCCCCTAAAGCTCTTCAGCCCCTCTATATGAGAGTACAGAGAACCAAGGAGAACCAAGGTTGTACTGGAGTATATTTCGTTTGGGGATGTGGTGGAGTGATAGATAGAATTTGGAAATGGTTTGTTTTATACAGTGTGGGTTTCAGGAATAATTTCATAGCTGGCTGGAAGCATGATGTAAATTGTATCTGTTAAAAAATCCAATGAGTTTATGATATGCATTTACATTTACCAGGGGAGGCTGGtgtgaggagctataggaggacgggctaattgcaatggaatggaatcaatggaaagGAGTCAACgaggtttccatatgtttgatgtgtttgatactgttcaAATTATTCcattccacccaatacaatgacCCTGTCGTCCCACTAGCCTCCACTGACATGTACCTACCCAGTTCTATGGTATAGCACTGTCAATTAATGTTTATGCCATTGCGTTCAGTTGTTTGCGTTGTGGTTTGAATATTGACATTTTATTGGCATTATACACAAATAAATagataaacaaataaacacaaaACCTTGGTCTGTGCTTATAACATTAGAATGTGATATTTTTGTCATATTGTCACATAATAGGTTATGAATGTAGAAAAACAAGACTAACGTATCTAAAACaagtgtcagtagtctagtggggGTAGATACCCCGGGGCTTCAGGACTTAACAGGAGGGGTTAACTGCACAATGATGTTACCTTTGGCCCATCTATAAATACTGTGGTCATGCATCCACAGCTGTGACACTTTGTCTGCAgtccaaatgtcaccctattccctatatagtgcactacttctgaccagggcccatgggccctagtaaaaaagtagtgcactatgtagggaataaggtgccatttgggatgtatctATTGTGGCATGCGTATGGGAGCAATGTAGGGGAGGGGagtgggaggaggggggaggaggacacACAGGGTGACAC includes the following:
- the LOC120047667 gene encoding zinc-binding protein A33-like: MKSCLYPNITEVTFDPETAHPLLTLSPSCTSVWFEEDKVIPKASEEEQPPNPRCFHYYYSVMGREGFITGRHYWEVEVGCKTAWRLGVAREDVHRGEMDSSGTSNGLWTLSLKGGAILACTDPKPIKVLVSIKPVRIGVFLDCEKEEVAFYNAVTMTPLYTFSMETVFVPLIPFYNPCDTDDGRNLGPLKLFSPSI